A genomic stretch from Desulfotignum balticum DSM 7044 includes:
- a CDS encoding lytic murein transglycosylase, with product MLVLFCLAPCVIAQQPAAGNEFDALKQRLIKDGFAPEKIQNILTKDTVSFSPAGVSMFFVHSESSLNYDQFLSKDSIANAFQYMADHKKALDQAQEIYGVDKTVITAILLVETRLGNYLGNQTVINTLATMASLTDETLRERIWNAIPDQKKPEKDTFLKKVTLRAKWGYEELKALIRYTDREGVDPKTIRGSYAGAMGIPQFMPSNALTLAKDGNNDDSIDLFDHSDAIFSVANYLKHHGWDPGISRQRQHEVLFRYNHSNYYVDTLMKISDRLKEG from the coding sequence ATGCTTGTTCTGTTCTGTCTGGCTCCCTGCGTCATTGCCCAGCAGCCTGCCGCGGGCAATGAATTTGATGCGCTGAAGCAGCGGCTGATCAAGGATGGATTTGCCCCGGAAAAAATTCAAAACATTCTGACAAAAGACACGGTTTCATTCTCACCTGCCGGGGTTTCCATGTTTTTCGTCCATTCCGAATCCAGCTTGAATTATGACCAGTTCCTGTCCAAAGATTCCATTGCCAACGCATTTCAATACATGGCGGATCACAAAAAAGCCCTGGACCAAGCCCAGGAAATATATGGTGTGGACAAAACCGTGATCACCGCCATTCTGCTGGTGGAAACCCGTTTGGGCAACTACCTGGGCAACCAGACGGTCATCAATACCCTGGCCACCATGGCATCTCTGACTGATGAGACCCTGCGGGAACGCATCTGGAATGCCATCCCGGATCAGAAAAAACCGGAAAAAGACACTTTTCTGAAAAAAGTGACCCTGCGCGCCAAGTGGGGATATGAAGAACTCAAAGCCCTGATCCGATACACGGACCGCGAAGGCGTTGACCCTAAAACCATTCGGGGCTCTTACGCCGGTGCCATGGGGATCCCCCAATTCATGCCCTCCAATGCCCTGACTCTGGCAAAAGACGGCAACAATGACGACAGCATCGATCTGTTTGATCACAGTGATGCCATATTTTCCGTGGCCAATTATCTCAAACATCATGGATGGGACCCCGGCATCTCCCGGCAGCGCCAGCACGAAGTCCTGTTTCGCTATAACCACAGCAACTATTATGTGGACACCCTGATGAAAATATCGGACCGGCTCAAGGAAGGCTGA
- a CDS encoding PLDc N-terminal domain-containing protein, which translates to MNNIILIILLIFGISLGLTMLALVDIIKKDFGSPKIKILWHFIALIPLIGWLIYLIFGYRKGRKKSFTA; encoded by the coding sequence ATGAACAACATCATTCTGATTATCCTGTTGATTTTCGGCATCTCTTTAGGCCTGACCATGCTGGCTTTAGTGGATATTATAAAAAAAGATTTCGGTTCCCCGAAAATCAAAATCCTGTGGCATTTTATCGCACTGATCCCATTGATCGGATGGCTCATCTATCTGATTTTCGGCTATCGAAAGGGCCGGAAAAAGTCGTTTACCGCATAA
- a CDS encoding YfjI family protein, with product MKKFISRHESDAGIGQPAKNGGTWGDAFDLFVHYEHGGDFDAAVRAAGDMFTTTDPVTGEPVTITKLNQRQHMRGQDAGADPGADFGGTGIGNQNGPDPWEPIIPLDAMEVDRIDPDTLPGIIGEYAGAVARETETPLELAAGMLFVVIAACVQGFIKIMVKMGYSEPLAYWNWALMPPATRKSQIVKRSTAPLTEWERRQRAEMEPFIQTRRIDRENIQARIKALRTKYGKAKPDELEAIGDEIKDLENNLEPELVAPQIWAQDCTPENAGQIMARNDERLAFLGAEGGIVENLGGRYSNGTANLDLFLQGYSCEPVKVNRTTRDDIHMNTPTLSMGLMPQPDVMRGMAAKPEFKGRGFIGRPMYWLPESNLGSRTLDSEPIPERVKISYYQTIEKLLEIQPIEHPDGTTEPHTLSLSHEAFQEWKDFYMTIEHDLADGGRFEHCRDWAGKTSGRAARLAGLLHCAMNPVEPWRYPVSRETMEQALDITVVSISHALAVFNLMGADPAIESAGRVLKWIKRHRHQTFTKKQAFDALRGTFTRAAMLDEPFKVLAERNYIRAIEPEKGPGRPPEPFEVNPSVYGGE from the coding sequence ATGAAAAAGTTTATTTCACGCCATGAAAGTGATGCTGGCATAGGTCAACCGGCCAAAAATGGCGGAACCTGGGGCGATGCGTTTGATTTGTTCGTCCATTATGAACACGGCGGGGATTTTGACGCAGCTGTCAGGGCTGCGGGTGATATGTTCACCACAACCGACCCCGTGACCGGGGAGCCTGTCACCATAACCAAGTTGAACCAGCGGCAGCACATGCGGGGGCAGGATGCCGGCGCGGACCCTGGGGCAGACTTCGGGGGCACCGGCATCGGGAACCAGAATGGGCCTGACCCCTGGGAACCCATCATTCCATTGGATGCGATGGAAGTTGACCGGATCGACCCGGACACCCTGCCCGGTATCATCGGAGAATATGCGGGGGCCGTGGCGCGTGAGACGGAAACACCCCTGGAGCTGGCAGCGGGTATGCTGTTTGTCGTCATTGCGGCATGTGTCCAGGGCTTTATCAAGATCATGGTCAAGATGGGATATTCCGAACCCCTGGCATATTGGAATTGGGCACTGATGCCACCAGCCACCAGAAAAAGCCAAATTGTGAAACGGAGTACCGCACCCCTGACCGAGTGGGAGCGGCGGCAGCGGGCAGAGATGGAGCCCTTTATTCAGACCCGACGGATTGACCGGGAGAACATCCAAGCCCGGATAAAAGCCCTGCGGACAAAATACGGGAAAGCCAAGCCCGATGAACTGGAAGCCATAGGGGATGAAATCAAGGATCTTGAAAACAACCTGGAACCGGAGCTGGTAGCACCCCAAATATGGGCACAGGACTGCACCCCAGAAAATGCCGGGCAGATCATGGCGCGAAATGATGAGCGGTTAGCCTTCCTGGGGGCAGAAGGGGGCATTGTGGAAAACCTGGGGGGCAGGTATAGCAACGGCACGGCGAACCTTGATCTTTTCTTACAGGGCTATTCCTGCGAGCCCGTGAAAGTGAACCGGACCACCAGAGACGATATACACATGAACACCCCGACCCTGAGTATGGGATTAATGCCACAACCGGACGTAATGCGGGGCATGGCGGCTAAACCGGAATTTAAGGGCCGGGGCTTCATTGGCAGGCCGATGTATTGGCTACCAGAATCAAACTTAGGGAGTCGGACCCTTGACAGCGAACCGATACCGGAACGGGTGAAAATATCCTACTACCAGACCATTGAAAAGCTGCTGGAGATCCAACCGATAGAACACCCGGACGGCACCACCGAACCGCACACCCTGAGCCTATCCCATGAAGCATTCCAGGAATGGAAAGACTTTTACATGACCATTGAACACGACCTGGCGGACGGCGGACGGTTTGAGCATTGCCGGGATTGGGCCGGGAAAACATCCGGACGGGCAGCACGGTTAGCGGGGCTGCTGCATTGTGCCATGAACCCCGTGGAGCCCTGGCGTTATCCTGTGAGCCGGGAGACGATGGAGCAGGCCCTTGATATAACGGTTGTGTCTATCAGCCATGCCCTGGCGGTTTTCAATCTGATGGGGGCGGACCCGGCCATTGAGAGCGCGGGCCGGGTATTGAAATGGATCAAACGGCACCGGCACCAGACTTTCACGAAAAAACAGGCGTTTGATGCCTTGCGCGGGACATTTACCAGGGCGGCCATGCTGGATGAGCCTTTTAAGGTATTGGCGGAGCGGAATTATATCCGGGCCATTGAACCAGAGAAAGGGCCGGGGCGACCACCGGAACCGTTTGAAGTTAACCCTTCTGTGTATGGGGGTGAATAA